Sequence from the Fictibacillus arsenicus genome:
TTCTACTGTTTTATTTTTAATGTCCTTAGCCCTTGGAATCGGTTATTACGGCACTCGTTTATACGAAAAAAGTATTTTCCTAGGTTTTGTAACAACTCTCCTTGGCTTAATTATTCCGTTATCTTTATTTCTAGGCTTCATCTACTTTTATGGACTGTATCATCACGGTCACCCTCTACAGTTTAAATGGTAAATAAAAAACCTGTCCTTAGGCCAAAAGCAGCCCTCAAACAGGTTTATTTCTATTGCACTGTATTTTTTAAATTTGAAATATAAGCAAAAGCTTCTTCCATTTCTTCTTCCGTATACTTCTGCTTTGCTTTTACCGTTTGAACCTTCTCTTTGATCTCATCTGCATCAAACTTATCAAAATACATGATCGTCGATACGAGTTCCAAGAAGCGGGACGATTGTTCATTCATAGATCGAACGCAATCACCCAGCAACTCGATTTCTGCTCCATAAGTTGATAGGAGCTTCTGTCCTTCTTCGTTCACAGCATATCGGTATTGCGAATAGCCGCTTACCTTTTCCTTCACTTCATGTATATAACCCATGTTGCAAAGCTCTTCAATCTTCAGCGTCAGTTCTTCAGAATACGGTCCGTAAAAATGAAACTGGTATTTTTCTTGAAAAGGAAAGTTCAACTTCTTCGCAATATACACCATTTTTTGAAGCTTTTTTCGGCCTATCACTTCACCGGCTTCCTGAATCAGAGTGACAACCTTTAAATGATCCTCAAACACAGCACTTCCCCCTAACATCCTTTTTCGTTCTATTTATGTAAAATCTCATTTATCTTCGTTTTTAGTGACTCGTCTTTAATGCTCTCGATCAAATCTAGCGGAAAATACAGCTTATGATCGGTGCGGCGCTTTCCTGATATCGCTTCAACCACATCTGATTCTCTTGATAGCTCCCGGATCTCTCCGTTTGGTTTCAACAGATTAATCGGTAGCCGCTCTTCTTTTTCACCAGGACGGTAAAAATCGTACGGAAGATCAGAAGATGAATCGACGACAAGATAATATTTCGGATTGATTCCAGCTTCCTGAAAATAGGCAGACAATAAATGACCGTCTGTAAATGAAACCATTTCAGTATACTTAAATAGTTTTCTGTCGATAAAACGGATGCAAAGATCACTTAAAATCGGATCCTCTTCATCCATCCAGCCTTGAAAATAATAATGAATGACACCCTCGTCGAGTGATATATAATCCTCTAAAGACACGCTGCCTTCAAAAAGTGTCTTAAAATGAGACAACTCTCTTTTAAATGTATACCCTGTCTCGTAAAGCTCCTTCGCCCGATGAAGAATTTTACTTAAAATCACTTCTGCACTGCGCGTAACAGGATGAAAATAAACCTGCCAGTACATCTGATAACGGCTCATAATATAGTCCTCTACCGCATGCATGCCGCTGGATTTAATGACAACGCCATCCTCAGTAGGCCGCATTACGCGCAGAATTCGTTCGATATCAAAATTTCCGTAACTGACCCCAGTAAAGTACGCATCACGCAGCAAATAATCCATTCTGTCCGCATCAATCTGACTGGAGATCAGACTGACGATCAGCTTGTCAGGGTGTGTTTTCGCGATCACTTCTGCAACCTGCTTCGGGAAATCTTCTCCCATTTGCAAAAGGACGCTATTCACTTCTGTATCACCTAAGATGATGTCCCGGCTGAACTCCTCATGATCTACGCCGAACACTTTTTCAAAGGAGTGAGAGAACGGACCATGTC
This genomic interval carries:
- a CDS encoding HD domain-containing protein; this encodes MAKPLGKLHEEKVFKDPVHRYIHVRDELIWRLIGTREFQRLRRIRQLGTTYLTFHGAEHSRFSHSLGVYEITRRIIDIFQEKQTWDPEQRLLVLSAALLHDVGHGPFSHSFEKVFGVDHEEFSRDIILGDTEVNSVLLQMGEDFPKQVAEVIAKTHPDKLIVSLISSQIDADRMDYLLRDAYFTGVSYGNFDIERILRVMRPTEDGVVIKSSGMHAVEDYIMSRYQMYWQVYFHPVTRSAEVILSKILHRAKELYETGYTFKRELSHFKTLFEGSVSLEDYISLDEGVIHYYFQGWMDEEDPILSDLCIRFIDRKLFKYTEMVSFTDGHLLSAYFQEAGINPKYYLVVDSSSDLPYDFYRPGEKEERLPINLLKPNGEIRELSRESDVVEAISGKRRTDHKLYFPLDLIESIKDESLKTKINEILHK
- a CDS encoding YwgA family protein, yielding MFEDHLKVVTLIQEAGEVIGRKKLQKMVYIAKKLNFPFQEKYQFHFYGPYSEELTLKIEELCNMGYIHEVKEKVSGYSQYRYAVNEEGQKLLSTYGAEIELLGDCVRSMNEQSSRFLELVSTIMYFDKFDADEIKEKVQTVKAKQKYTEEEMEEAFAYISNLKNTVQ